In Leishmania braziliensis MHOM/BR/75/M2904 complete genome, chromosome 23, one genomic interval encodes:
- a CDS encoding putative alanine racemase — protein MSRYDIASEPTAEALALNYKAVCDTVAQESGNRRVTLITVGKTKSPACLLSLYNLGQRVFGENYVQELEEKARELPGDTVWHFIGHLQSNKVRELLEGVPNLHVIQTIDSDKLANKVNEGCKKYRSGRSLEVYIQVNTSGEETKSGTEPGEATVALAKYIVGECPLLQLKGLMTIGMPDYTSRPENFECLTKCREEVAQAVQVAPEDLELSMGMSGDYVNAIRMGSTTVRVGSSIFGQRYYPPKQ, from the coding sequence ATGTCTCGCTACGATATCGCCAGCGAGCCTACCGCCGAGGCCCTCGCTCTCAACTACAAGGCAGTGTGTGACACAGTGGCGCAGGAGAGCGGCAATCGTCGAGTCACGTTGATTACGGTGGGCAAGACAAAGTCACCTGCATGCCTTCTCAGCCTATACAACCTGGGGCAGCGCGTGTTCGGCGAGAACTATGTGCAGGAGCTTGAGGAGAAGGCTAGGGAACTGCCCGGGGACACAGTGTGGCACTTTATTGGTCACCTGCAGAGCAACAAGGTGAGGGAGCTGCTGGAAGGTGTGCCCAATTTGCACGTGATTCAGACCATAGACTCTGATAAATTGGCGAACAAGGTGAATGAGGGGTGCAAGAAGTACCGTAGCGGACGGTCCCTGGAGGTGTATATTCAGGTAAACACCAGTggcgaggagacgaagagCGGAACGGAGCCTGGAGAGGCAACCGTGGCACTCGCCAAGTACATTGTCGGGGAGtgtccgctgctgcagctcaaGGGACTCATGACGATCGGCATGCCTGACTACACGAGCCGACCAGAGAACTTTGAGTGTCTCACCAAGTGtcgagaggaggtggcgcaggcagTCCAGGTGGCGCCGGAAGATCTGGAGCTGTCGATGGGCATGAGCGGTGACTATGTAAACGCCATTCGAATGGGCTCCACCACTGTGCGTGTCGGGTCCTCAATTTTTGGCCAGCGCTATTACCCGCCCAAGCAGTGA
- a CDS encoding putative vacuolar proton translocating ATPase subunit A, producing MPREACSGLWRSEDMVVLSLHMQREVAHDAVLKLGEIGQFQFHDLNKDVSAFQRDFVQEVRRCDDMERKLRFLQDEIDKAGVATIVDSGAEDETMSSLEHKIDEVYAEVVELNEQYQALIEERNRSKEHLEILSRDFGGASGDGLLLVTGVIPKERIPLFERLVYRVTRGNSVMRVDDIDKPFYNINANEPVHKSVFAVYFSAPRLRERLIKMAEANAATVYNYADSEQHLISMHASLQQQVDTITQTLHQSAYRQRQVLLGIAASCYEWRRAVVTEKAVFATMNMLKFSGSTAIAQGWAPVRARDDIHTAIAEAEYLSGAQVGTIIEELETKETPPSYFKTNKITASFQSIVDSYGVARYKEANPGVFTIITFPYLFGVMYGDIGHGIILTLFAAFLVFKEKSFEGQPLNEIFSMIFGGRYLLLLMGFFAVYMGLLYNDMFGFSIEIFTSAYRWPQLPPDGPDGIVYPSFPTGRPSVKPYSPVAFGIDSAWSETENKLEFYNSIKMKCSVIIGVTQMMAGVVISLTNYMYFNDNIKVWFRFVPEVVFLSCTFGYMCVLIIVKWLTTWENTHDAPSLLETMTNFFLAPGTVTLPLFSGQAALQVLLLLVALACVPCMLCVIPYVEKKEHDHKMQERATHPPAEGEGEEEDNFEFSEVIIHQIIHTIEYVLGCVSNTASYLRLWALSLAHSQLSEVFWSFAFLLTVEYDNGNGICIFVGFAVWMAATIGVLLGMESLSAFLHALRLHWVEFNNKFYAADGHAFEPFDLAESLSKLR from the coding sequence ATGCCGAGGGAGGCGTGCAGTGGGCTGTGGAGGTCAGAGGACATGGtggtcctctctctccacatgCAGCGCGAAGTGGCCCACGACGCCGTTCTGAAGCTCGGCGAGATCGGGCAGTTTCAGTTCCATGACCTCAACAAGGACGTGAGCGCCTTCCAACGTGACTtcgtgcaggaggtgcgccgctgcgacgACATGGAGCGCAAGCTGCGCTTTCTGCAAGATGAAATCGACAAGGCCGGCGTGGCCACCATCGTGGACAGCGGCGCGGAGGACGAGACAATGTCTTCGCTCGAGCACAAGATCGACGAGGTCTACGCGGAGGTTGTAGAGCTTAATGAGCAGTATCAGGCCCTCATCGAGGAGCGCAACCGCTCCAAGGAGCACCTCGAGATTCTCTCGCGCGACTTTGGCGGGGCGTCCGGCGACGGGCTGCTGTTGGTGACCGGCGTCATTCCGAAGGAGCGCATTCCGCTCTTTGAGCGCCTCGTGTACCGTGTCACGCGTGGCAACTCTGTCATGCGCGTGGACGACATCGATAAGCCGTTCTACAACATCAACGCGAACGAGCCGGTGCACAAGAGTGTGTTTGCCGTGTACTTTTCGGCCCCCCGGCTGCGCGAGAGGCTTATCAAGATGGCGGAGGCGAATGCGGCGACCGTGTATAACTACGCCGACTCTGAGCAGCACCTGATCAGCATGCACGCCTCgctacagcagcaggtggacACTATCACCCAGACCCTTCATCAGTCGGCCTACCGCCAGCGGCAGGTGCTCCTCGGAATTGCGGCTTCCTGCTACGAGTGGCGCCGCGCTGTGGTGACGGAGAAGGCGGTGTTTGCGACTATGAACATGCTGAAGTTCTCAGGGTCGACCGCGATCGCGCAGGGCTGGGCGccagtgcgtgcgcgcgaCGACATTCACACAGCAATCGCTGAGGCCGAGTACCTGAGTGGGGCACAGGTGGGGACGATcatcgaggagctggagacgaaggagacgccgccgtcgtACTTCAAGACAAACAAGATCACGGCCTCTTTCCAGAGTATCGTCGACAGCTATGGCGTGGCCCGCTACAAGGAGGCGAACCCCGGTGTGTTCACAATCATCACCTTTCCCTATCTCTTCGGTGTCATGTACGGCGACATCGGCCACGGAATCATTCTCACCCTCTTTGCCGCCTTCCTAGTCTTCAAGGAGAAGAGCTTCGAGGGGCAACCTCTGAACGAGATTTTCTCCATGATCTTTGGTGGCCGCTACCTGCTACTGCTGATGGGCTTCTTCGCGGTGTACATGGGGCTCCTGTACAACGATATGTTTGGCTTCTCCATTGAAATCTTCACCTCGGCCTACCGCtggccgcagctgccgccggaTGGCCCGGACGGGATTGTGtacccctccttccccactGGGCGCCCCAGCGTCAAGCCGTACTCGCCCGTCGCCTTTGGCATCGACTCCGCCTGGTCGGAGACGGAGAACAAACTGGAGTTCTACAACTCGATCAAAATGAAGTGCTCTGTCATCATTGGCGTGACGCAAATGATGGCTGGCGTGGTCATTTCCCTCACAAACTACATGTACTTCAATGACAACATCAAGGTGTGGTTCCGCTTCGTTCCAGAGGTGGTTTTTCTCTCGTGCACCTTCGGCTACATGTGCGTCCTCATCATTGTGAAGTGGTTGACCACGTGGGAGAACACACACGATGCCCCGTCGCTACTGGAGACGATGACTAACTTCTTCCTGGCGCCGGGTACCGTTACCCTGCCACTCTTCTCGGGCCAGGCTGccctgcaggtgctgcttctgctggtGGCCTTGGCCTGCGTGCCATGCATGCTGTGCGTCATTCCGTACGTGGAGAAGAAAGAGCATGACCACAAGATGCAAGAACGTGCCACACATCCACCTgcggagggcgagggggaagaggaagacaacTTTGAGTTCAGCGAGGTCATCATCCATCAGATTATTCATACGATCGAGTACGTGCTGGGCTGCGTGTCGAACACCGCCTCGTACCTGCGCCTGTgggctctctcccttgccCACTCTCAGCTGTCGGAGGTGTTCTGGAGctttgccttcctcctcacgGTCGAGTACGACAACGGCAACGGAATCTGTATCTTCGTTGGCTTCGCTGTGTGGATGGCGGCGACCATTGGCGTGCTGCTCGGCATGGAGTCGCTGTCCGCCTTCCTGCACGCGCTACGTCTTCACTGGGTGGAGTTCAACAACAAGTTCTACGCCGCTGACGGCCACGCGTTCGAGCCGTTTGACCTCGCGGAGTCGCTGAGCAAGCTGCGCTAA
- a CDS encoding putative protoheme IX farnesyltransferase, with translation MLRITAARFAQLFRLTQCTLQSGAFTACPYRHSKEGSATVMAQGAVEQCPVVGTAPHMSCPVEAGLCDHRPPTMSRMVSQMGKSQLSAYVAATALAGYVIAGGASPFIAAAVTAGTMLQSCSANTANQIVEAPYDKLMKRTCRRPLPMKFLSPQVAMAISSVELAVGTGLLYCVSPLAAALGVFNWLLYVCIYTPLKRVSALNTWFGSIVGGVPPLMGGIAVAGSITPPVWLLATFLFVWQIPHFNGLAFHCRRDYEAAGYKMLAFYNPWRASFYAVALSVLMAFLTLVCPMLAGMEVEGVWYYSVTATANVLMIYKSLLFHNEPVRHCRGCFVFSYVYLSVVLAAIVLNHIQPMHLARRAIGYAAADTTEVSATSSALIPTAEV, from the coding sequence ATGCTGCGCATCACAGCGGCTCGCTTCGCGCAGCTCTTCAGGCTGACGCAGTGCACGCTGCAGTCGGGAGCTTTCACGGCGTGCCCGTACCGTCACAGCAAGGAGGGATCTGCCACGGTCATGGCGCAAGGTGCGGTAGAGCAGTGCCCCGTCGTCGGCACAGCACCGCACATGAGTTGCCCCGTAGAGGCGGGGCTCTGCGACCATCGGCCACCAACCATGTCGAGGATGGTGTCGCAGATGGGGAAGTCGCAGCTCTCCGCCTATgtggccgccacggcgtTGGCGGGGTACGTTATTGCCGGCGGCGCTAGCCCCTTCATTGCTGCCGCCGTTACTGCCGGCACGATGCTGCAGTCCTGCTCCGCCAACACGGCGAACCAGATCGTCGAGGCGCCGTATGATAAGTTGATGAAGCGCACCTGCCGTCGCCCTCTGCCGATGAAGTTCCTCTCACCCCAGGTAGCCATGGCCATCTCCAGCGTGGAGCTGGCCGTAGGCACTGGGCTGTTGTACTGTGTCAGcccgctggcagcggcattGGGCGTCTTCAACTGGCTGTTGTACGTTTGCATTTACACTCCGCTTAAGCGTGTCTCTGCCCTCAACACATGGTTTGGCTCTATTGTAGGAggcgtgccgccgctgatggGCGGCATTGCTGTCGCGGGCTCCATCACGCCGCCGGTGTGGCTGCTGGCGACGTTCTTGTTTGTGTGGCAAATTCCGCACTTTAACGGGCTCGCTTTCCACTGTCGGCGCGACTACGAGGCGGCCGGCTACAAGATGCTTGCCTTCTACAATCCGtggcgcgcctccttctacgctgtcgctctctccGTGTTAATGGCCTTCCTCACTCTCGTCTGCCCGATGCTCGCCGGCatggaggtggagggtgTGTGGTACTACTCGGTGACGGCCACCGCCAACGTGCTCATGATCTACAAgtcgcttctctttcacAACGAGCCggtgcgccactgccgcggctgctttgTCTTCTCGTACGTGTACCTCAGcgtggtgctcgcggcgaTCGTGCTAAACCACATTCAGCCGATGCACCTTGCGCGGCGTGCCATTGGCTACGCCGCCGCGGATACGACGGAGGTGTCCGCAACGTCGTCGGCGTTGATACCCACCGCAGAGGTGTAG